A DNA window from Hevea brasiliensis isolate MT/VB/25A 57/8 chromosome 2, ASM3005281v1, whole genome shotgun sequence contains the following coding sequences:
- the LOC110638768 gene encoding 40S ribosomal protein S9-2 yields MVHVSFYRNYGKTFKKPRRPYEKERLDAELKLVGEYGLRCKRELWRVQYALSRIRNAARMLLTLDEKNPRRIFEGEALLRRMNRYGLLDESQNKLDYVLALTVENFLERRLQTLVFKSGMAKSIHHARVLIRQRHIRVGRQVVNIPSFMVRVDSQKHIDFSLTSPFGGGRPGRVKRKNQRAANKKSSGGDGDEEDEE; encoded by the exons ATGGTGCACGTCTCTTTTTACCGCAACT ATGGGAAAACCTTCAAGAAACCAAGACGTCCCTATGAGAAGGAGCGTTTGGATGCTGAGTTGAAGCTTGTTGGAGAGTACGGGCTCCGTTGTAAGAGAGAGCTTTGGAGAGTTCAGTATGCATTGAGCCGTATACGTAATGCAGCAAGAATGCTTCTCACCCTTGATGAGAAAAACCCACGTCGTATTTTTGAGGGTGAAGCCCTTCTGAGGAGGATGAATAGGTATGGACTTTTGGATGAGAGCCAGAACAAGCTTGATTATGTGTTGGCCCTGACTGTGGAGAACTTTCTTGAGCGCCGTCTCCAAACTCTCGTGTTCAAGTCCGGTATGGCTAAGTCAATCCATCATGCCAGAGTGCTCATCAGGCAAAGGCACATCAG GGTTGGGAGACAAGTGGTTAATATTCCCTCATTTATGGTGAGGGTGGACTCGCAAAAGCATATTGATTTCTCACTTACAAGTCCCTTTGGTGGTGGGCGGCCTGGTAGAGTGAAGAGAAAGAATCAAAGGGCTGCTAACAAGAAGAGTTCTGGTGGCGATggggatgaagaagatgaagagtgA